DNA from Mesorhizobium sp. B2-1-1:
GCGGGTCAGGTTCGCCAGCTTGGCGGTGCCGGTCAGCACGGTGGCGACCGAGGATTCCTGGAGGGGGAACTGGAACGCGGCGGCGGCGAGCGGGTAACCACCTTCGGCGGCGATCCGCTCCATCGCGCCGACGCGGTCGAGCACGTCACCGCTGGCGGGCTTGTAGTCGAAATGGGCGCCCTGCACCGGTCCGGTCGCCAATATGCCGGAGTTGAACACACCGCCGATGACCAGCGAAGTCTGTCGGGCGCGGCAGAGCGGCAAAAGTTCGGCTTCGGCGCTGCGATCGAGCAAGGAATAGCGGCTGGCGAGCAGGATACAATCGAGCGGCGCGCGACGCATCACGTCGAGACATATCCGGACTTCGTTGACGCCGAGCCCGTAGGCGGAAATGACGCCGGAGTTTTTCAGTTCTTCGAGCGCCTTGAGCCCACCGTCCATCAACTGGCGAAAGTGCATTTTGGTCTTCTCGACGCCATGCGTGTACACGCCGATGTCGTGCACAAACAGGATGTCTATCCTGTTTAGACCAAGCCGCGCATAGCTGAAGTCGACCGAGCGCATGATGCCGTCATAGGAATAGTCGTAGTCGAGCGCGAAGGGCAGCGGATCGACATAGGAGTGATCGGGAACCTGATCCTCCGGAACGGGCCGGAACAGGCGCCCGACCTTGGTCGACAGCACATAGGAATCGCGCGGCTTATAGCGCAGGAAGTCGCCGAAACGCCGCTCCGACAGGCCGAAACCATAGAAGGGCGCGGTGTCGAAATAGCGCAGGCCCGCCTCCCACGCGCCTTGCAACGTTTCCATCGCCGCCTCGCGCGAACAGGCGCGGTAGAGCCCGCCGATCGCGGCACCGCCGAAGCTTACTTCGGTGACCTCGAGCGCCG
Protein-coding regions in this window:
- a CDS encoding aldo/keto reductase, with the protein product MEKRRIGQTALEVTEVSFGGAAIGGLYRACSREAAMETLQGAWEAGLRYFDTAPFYGFGLSERRFGDFLRYKPRDSYVLSTKVGRLFRPVPEDQVPDHSYVDPLPFALDYDYSYDGIMRSVDFSYARLGLNRIDILFVHDIGVYTHGVEKTKMHFRQLMDGGLKALEELKNSGVISAYGLGVNEVRICLDVMRRAPLDCILLASRYSLLDRSAEAELLPLCRARQTSLVIGGVFNSGILATGPVQGAHFDYKPASGDVLDRVGAMERIAAEGGYPLAAAAFQFPLQESSVATVLTGTAKLANLTRNLELLDVDVPQADYARYRPYTVVQELA